The following coding sequences are from one Pocillopora verrucosa isolate sample1 chromosome 5, ASM3666991v2, whole genome shotgun sequence window:
- the LOC136280653 gene encoding uncharacterized protein, producing MSAWKIHSFYIYIYTTFIAEIAKRNWNFLKSKETLSLIFNKPPLVAYRRPKSLRDRLVRSRFVNETPQNLIPKGCRACERTKCSWCKKINQTTTFTSPNNNKTYTIFHTVDCQSSWIIYIIECNICKLQYIGKSETAFNLRLNNHRNHIKKGVSSCELTEHFLHNKRTHDFNNNVTITIIEQIRKDHLETDKKKEVLREREIFWQRTLNSFQPYGLNKRTG from the exons ATGTCGGCT TGGAAGATCCActctttttatatatatatatataccacATTTATTGCAGAAATTGCTAAACGAAATTGGAACTTTctcaaatcaaaagaaacattATCACTCATCTTCAACAAGCCACCTTTAGTAGCTTACCGACGACCGAAAAGTCTACGAGACAGACTTGTTCGTTCAAGATTTGTAAATGAAACACCTCAGAATTTGATACCAAAGGGATGTAGAGCATGTGAAAGAACGAAGTGTAGTTGGTGTAAAAAGATCAACCAGACCACAACTTTCACCAGTCCCAATAACAACAAGACCTATACCATATTTCATACAGTGGACTGCCAATCGTCATGGATCATTTACATAATCGAGTGCAACATTTGCAAACTTCAATACATTGGTAAAAGCGAAACTGCATTTAACCTACGGTTAAACAATCACAGAAACCATATTAAAAAGGGAGTGAGTAGCTGCGAACTCACGGAAcactttttacataacaaacgAACTCACGACTTTAACAATAATGTTACCATAACCATTATAGAGCAAATCCGAAAAGATCATTTAGagactgacaaaaagaaagaagttcttagagaaagagagattttttggCAAAGAACATTAAACTCCTTTCAGCCATATGGACTAAACAAAAGAACTGGATAA
- the LOC136281183 gene encoding diacylglycerol kinase theta-like: MAVDQVFLDRWCVMFDSADTNVPDTMSNDSVLGSMGGREDDPSIFTMNNYFGIGIGAEHCLDFHLQREEAPDKFHSRLHNKGVYFRAGIKKMVKGYSRTFTQEVEIEIDGKKLDLPTLEGIVILNIGSWGAGTDAWGPDKEDVCSTS; this comes from the exons ATGGCCGTTGATCAAGTGTTTCTTGATAGATGGTGTGTAATGTTTGACTCAGCGGACACTAATGTTCCTGATACAATGTCAAACGACAGTGTGCTTGGCTCGATGGGAGGAAGAGAAGACGATCCTAGTATTTTTACCATGAATAATTACTTTGGCATCGGAATTGGAGCTGAGCATTGTTtagattttcatcttcagagGGAGGAAGCACCTGATAAATTTCATAGCAG gcttcATAACAAAGGGGTTTACTTTAGAGCAGgtataaagaaaatggtcaaaggCTACTCGCGGACATTTACCCAAGAGGTCGAAATAGAG ATTGATGGCAAAAAACTTGACTTACCAACACTAGAAGGAATTGTAATTCTGAACATAGGCAG TTGGGGAGCAGGCACAGATGCATGGGGACCAGACAAAGAAGATGTATGTAGTACTTCATGA
- the LOC136281185 gene encoding diacylglycerol kinase theta-like: MHLGQIQSGIRTGIRLAQGAQINIKLKSEMPVQIDGEPWMQPPGNVIVRPILTQALMLSKRKVKVKNKRRPTSSSRPPASPSATRTIFYDD; encoded by the exons ATGCACCTA gGTCAGATTCAAAGTGGAATCAGGACTGGTATTCGGCTAGCACAGGGAGCCCAG atcaacatcaaattaaaatcagagatgCCCGTACAAATAGATGGTGAACCTTGGATGCAGCCTCCTGGAAATGTGATTGTACGGCCCATACTAACACAG gcgcTGATGCTATCGAAGAGGAAggttaaagtaaaaaacaaaagaagacccaCAAGTTCGTCTCGCCCTCCTGCAAGCCCCAGCGCaacaagaactattttttatgatgattaa
- the LOC131771202 gene encoding G-protein coupled receptor GRL101-like has protein sequence MKGLNGSAFKNLTMLEELWLQDNNFTELPPNLFQDLKSLKELDLSNNELENLPAYAFKNIRAVKFLKMEYNKIKKLHEDQFQGLVELLDLYLSENKIEALPDKIFKGVKKLRSLNIFGNRIQNVTSTTFNYAHELRMLFMHYNLMAELPKGFFKHLTHIIRVTLDTNLMCCHLDLFRQDADCEYSFNDNFASCHSMFRHHAPRRTLWIVGLLSLLGSLFVVGWQYFYPDNNVVQSIMLVNLGVSDGIMGIYLIIIGIKDLQWSGEYYLHDYEWRTGWFCHFNGAMSVFSSEVSVMMISLIALDRLKNIVFPYTFAKITPRQTCLMCVVIWLVGGVMAFLPLSGMHYFSEWYYGNNVVCLPLQLSPELQGGWEYSTSIFIVLNFSLFIFITVAYVAILWKSWSSSRRLGAHGTVREIRARAQSAQAKRERALAKRVFFIILTDFLCWMPIIAIGIRSHVEKTFDPPGDLAVWIAVFALPINSAINPLLYTLSTPQVQPVLKAKLRKLWSNVRSIFSRGQNQEEADNDQQGQIGNGDEHANVEEGEQIEMQVLGHNEIPEVEAPELPAPQPGEQIEMQVLEYNETPEVEALELPAPQPAIEQACGGDANPSSSDYQEDFDIRPATEKTVEAGKSEEQVEVEEISVPSNKGVKKGEEEVKAPEPDMDVAEEGEEEVFDTRL, from the exons atgaaagggttgaatggAAGTGCCTTCAAAAACTTGACAATGCTAGAGGAACT atggttgcaagacaacaacttcacgGAATTGCCTCCTAATTTATTCCAAGATCTAAAAAGCTTGAAAGAACT ggatttatcaaacaatgaacttgaaaatctGCCAGCGTATGCTTTCAAAAACATAAGAGcggtaaaatttct gaaaatggagtacaacaaaattaagaagCTTCATGAAGATCAGTTCCAGGGCTTGGTGGAGCTATTAGATTT ATATCTCTCGGAGAACAAAATCGAGGCTCTgcctgataaaattttcaagggcgTTAAAAAGCTCAGATCTCT GAATATCTTCGGCAATAGGATACAAAACGTTACCAGCACGACTTTCAACTATGCCCACGAATTGCGAATGTT gttcatgcattacaacctgatggccgagctccccaaaggctttttcaagcatttgacGCACATCATCAGAGT AACTTtggacaccaacctgatgtgcTGCCATCTCGATCTTTTCAGGCAGGATGCTGATTGCGAATACTCCTTCAATGACAATTTCGCAAGCTGCCACTCCATGTTCCGCCACCATGCTCCAAGGAGAACTCTTTGGATTGTCGGTCTTCTCTCGTTGCTAGGGTCTTTATTCGTAGTTGGGTGGCAGTATTTCTACCCTGATAACAATGTGGTCCAGTCTATCATGTTGGTGAATCTGGGTGTATCTGACGGTATCATGGGTATATACCTAATCATTATAGGCATAAAAGACCTGCAATGGTCAGGGGAATACTACCTGCATGACTATGAGTGGCGCACCGGTTGGTTTTGTCATTTCAATGGTGCCATGtctgtcttttcaagtgaagtgtcagtgatgatgatttctctgatCGCATTGGACAGACTCAAGAACATCGTGTTTCCTTacacctttgcaaaaattaccccAAGGCAGACCTGTCTAATGTGCGTAGTTATCTGGCTGGTGGGAGGCGTTATGGCATTCCTTCCCTTGTCTGGAATGCACTATTTCAGCGAGTGGTACTATGGCAATAATGTAGTGTGCCTGCCCCTGCAGCTTTCCCCTGAATTACAAGGAGGCTGGGAATACTCCACttccatttttatcgttttgaatttttccctattcatcttcatcacGGTTGCTTACGTTGCCATCTTGTGGAAATCATGGTCGTCAAGCAGACGGCTTGGTGCACATGGAACTGTTCGTGAAATACGAGCAAGAGCACAAAGTGCAcaagctaaaagagaaagagcacttgccaaaagagtcttcttcattattctgaccgatttcttgtgttggatgCCAATCATTGCTATCGGCATCCGGTCCCAcgtcgagaaaacatttgatcctCCTGGTGATCTGGCAGTGTGGATTGCAGTGTTCGCTCTGCCGATCAATTCAGCTATCAACCCATTGCTGTATACGCTTTCTACTCCACAG GTTCAGCctgtgttgaaagcaaaactgaggAAGTTGTGGTCCAATGTTCGATCTATTTTCAGCAgaggacaaaatcaagaag AAGCAGATAATGATCAGCAGGGACAGATTGGAAATGGAGATGAACATGCTAACGTCGAAGAGG gagagcaaattgaaatgcaggtatTGGGACACAACGAAAtcccagaagtggaagcccctgaattgcctgcACCGCAACCAG gagagcaaattgaaatgcaggtatTGGAATACAACGAAACCCCAGAAGTGGAAGCCCTTGAATTGCCTGCACCGCAACCAG CAATTGAACAAGCCTGTGGAGGGGATGCGAATCCATcttcctcag ATTATCAGGAGGATTTTGACATCAGACCAGCCACTGAAAAGACTGTGGAAG CTGGTAAATCTGAGGAGCAGGTGGAGGTTGAAGAGATTTCGGTGCCCAGTAACAAAG gagttaaaaaaggtGAAGAAGAAGTGAAGGCGCCTGAGCCTGACATGGATGTCGCAGaggaag GGGAAGAAGAGGTGTTTGATACCAGACTTTAG